A genomic window from Ananas comosus cultivar F153 linkage group 22, ASM154086v1, whole genome shotgun sequence includes:
- the LOC109727391 gene encoding calcium-binding protein KIC-like, producing the protein MAAEYEDLLPAMAARLSADDFVAELCGGFRALADPARGMITAESLRRNAAAVLGVAGMTAEEAAAMVREGDLDGDGALDETEFCVLMVRLSPEMMEGAEEWLERAIHQEIFGVSKDDDVHN; encoded by the coding sequence ATGGCGGCCGAGTACGAGGACCTGCTCCCGGCGATGGCGGCGAGGCTCTCGGCGGACGACTTCGTGGCGGAGCTCTGCGGGGGTTTCCGGGCGCTGGCGGACCCCGCGCGGGGGATGATCACGGCCGAGAGCCTGCGGCGGAACGCGGCTGCGGTTCTCGGGGTGGCGGGGAtgacggcggaggaggcggcggcgatggtGAGGGAGGGGGACCTCGACGGCGACGGCGCGCTCGACGAGACCGAGTTCTGCGTCCTGATGGTGCGGCTCAGCCCGGAGATGATGGAGGGGGCCGAGGAATGGCTCGAGAGGGCGATCCATCAAGAAATTTTTGGAGTGAGTAAGGATGATGATGTACATAACTAG